A section of the Chloroflexota bacterium genome encodes:
- a CDS encoding sulfurtransferase TusA family protein, which produces MTQESKTPVLDVRGEICPYPMLRTTRELDNVRPGAPELLVWTDHPPALATIPPEAFKRGYGCEISERRAGEWEIHIFNAEAAADK; this is translated from the coding sequence ATGACCCAAGAAAGCAAGACGCCGGTGCTCGATGTACGCGGCGAGATCTGTCCGTACCCGATGCTGCGCACCACCCGCGAACTCGACAACGTGCGTCCGGGGGCGCCCGAGCTGCTGGTCTGGACGGACCATCCGCCGGCCCTGGCCACCATTCCGCCGGAAGCATTCAAGCGCGGTTACGGTTGCGAGATTTCCGAGCGCCGGGCCGGCGAGTGGGAGATCCACATCTTCAATGCCGAAGCGGCGGCCGACAAATAA
- a CDS encoding YeeE/YedE family protein, with protein MPRFAMSSLAAAARGMDRSTAGGLLSLVGLAVVYLLALGADAAWPVFWVVGVAFGAICQRSRFCFVAGFRDLFLMRQGRMLRGIIAGLAVATAGFAMVMATIVPNPGSGVLPSDAHILPLGIATVLGGLLFGYGMVIAGGCVSGSLYRMGEGYIGSWVAIGGVLIGLYALNRTWNWWWDNQISGDIIAWIPTSFTYTWAIVLTLALLALAFAAVSWWERRGFTAMSVAIPISSAAPERSVPDTTLAAVARKVFRAEWTPLIGGIALAAVNILLFIRYRPLGVVGELSRWVSDLADSVGAGVGELNGINDLPGCVPRFVEGTWFTDAFMLNAGIIAGAFTAALLAREFRLRIPRSPRRYLQSLAGGVVMGYGAGLGLGCTIGAFFSAIPSLALNGWVYALALAVGAYAGTAFIRRFP; from the coding sequence ATGCCAAGATTCGCAATGAGTTCGCTTGCGGCCGCCGCCCGAGGGATGGATCGCTCGACGGCCGGCGGTCTGTTATCGCTTGTCGGTCTCGCAGTCGTCTACCTCCTCGCGCTGGGTGCCGACGCTGCATGGCCGGTGTTCTGGGTCGTCGGGGTCGCCTTCGGGGCAATCTGCCAACGAAGCCGCTTTTGCTTCGTCGCCGGTTTTCGCGACCTCTTCCTGATGCGTCAGGGACGAATGCTGCGCGGCATCATAGCCGGCCTGGCTGTCGCCACCGCCGGGTTTGCGATGGTCATGGCGACCATCGTCCCCAACCCGGGGTCGGGAGTGCTGCCCTCCGACGCCCATATCCTCCCGCTCGGAATCGCCACCGTGCTGGGAGGGTTGCTGTTTGGCTACGGCATGGTCATCGCTGGCGGTTGCGTGAGCGGATCGCTCTACCGGATGGGCGAGGGGTACATCGGATCCTGGGTGGCGATCGGGGGCGTGTTGATCGGTCTTTACGCTCTAAACCGAACCTGGAACTGGTGGTGGGACAACCAGATCAGCGGCGACATCATCGCCTGGATTCCTACCAGCTTCACCTACACCTGGGCGATCGTGCTAACACTGGCGCTGCTGGCGCTCGCGTTCGCCGCCGTGTCCTGGTGGGAGCGCCGCGGGTTCACGGCAATGTCGGTCGCCATCCCGATCAGCTCCGCCGCACCCGAACGCAGCGTACCCGACACCACGCTGGCGGCCGTTGCCCGCAAAGTATTCCGCGCCGAGTGGACTCCGCTGATCGGCGGAATCGCGCTCGCAGCAGTCAACATCCTCCTGTTCATCCGCTACCGCCCGCTGGGCGTGGTCGGCGAGCTCTCGCGCTGGGTCTCCGACCTCGCCGACAGCGTCGGGGCCGGGGTCGGCGAGCTCAACGGGATCAACGACCTCCCTGGCTGCGTGCCGCGCTTCGTCGAGGGGACCTGGTTCACCGACGCGTTCATGCTCAACGCCGGCATCATCGCCGGCGCGTTCACGGCCGCGCTGCTGGCGCGGGAATTCCGCCTGCGCATCCCGCGCAGCCCCCGGCGCTACCTGCAATCGCTCGCCGGTGGGGTCGTGATGGGCTATGGCGCCGGACTGGGTCTGGGATGCACGATCGGGGCTTTCTTTTCGGCAATCCCTTCGCTGGCCCTCAACGGCTGGGTATACGCGCTGGCGCTGGCCGTCGGCGCCTATGCCGGGACGGCCTTCATCAGGCGGTTCCCGTGA
- a CDS encoding sulfurtransferase produces MNIWSGISGGLGRLGRKTGLLALVMLSVAALAVACNPFEDEAPELATGLEDRGYANTERLVTTQWIEDNLDNDRVLLLDVRKEEQYAEGHIPGAIRVTPNEAFQQEINGVAGLIPPASHVAGVLSSVGAKPDTTIVIYDQRASLWASRGLWVLDVYGHEDVRILDGDFPLWESEGREVSTATPSVSTSDYEFSGTPNNDIIASWDDIIASIEDPSVLVCDARSAEEYAGRDIRAERGGHIPESVNVDWVRAIDEDGRFLTAAELRGIYQGEGVEAEGTVYTLCQTAVRATHSWFVLSDLLGYPDVKVYDGSWTEYGNRADSPIEN; encoded by the coding sequence ATGAACATCTGGTCTGGAATTTCTGGCGGCCTTGGGCGACTTGGCCGCAAAACCGGCTTGCTGGCCCTTGTCATGCTGTCGGTGGCTGCCCTGGCGGTGGCCTGCAATCCTTTCGAGGATGAAGCTCCTGAACTGGCGACCGGCCTGGAAGACCGTGGCTACGCCAACACCGAACGGCTAGTCACGACCCAGTGGATCGAGGACAACCTTGACAACGACCGGGTTCTTCTCCTGGACGTGCGCAAGGAAGAGCAGTACGCCGAGGGTCATATTCCCGGCGCGATCCGGGTGACCCCCAACGAGGCCTTCCAGCAGGAGATCAACGGCGTCGCCGGACTGATTCCGCCGGCATCACACGTTGCCGGAGTGCTCTCCAGCGTCGGTGCCAAGCCCGACACGACCATCGTCATCTACGACCAGCGTGCCTCGCTCTGGGCATCGCGCGGTCTCTGGGTGCTCGACGTGTACGGTCACGAGGACGTGCGGATACTCGACGGCGATTTCCCGCTTTGGGAGTCCGAGGGTCGCGAGGTCAGCACCGCAACCCCGTCGGTTTCGACTTCCGACTACGAGTTCAGCGGCACGCCGAACAACGACATCATCGCCAGCTGGGACGACATCATCGCATCGATTGAAGACCCCAGCGTCCTGGTCTGCGACGCCCGTTCGGCCGAAGAGTACGCCGGACGCGACATCCGCGCCGAGCGCGGCGGCCACATTCCCGAATCCGTGAACGTGGACTGGGTCCGCGCGATCGATGAGGATGGACGCTTCCTGACTGCCGCCGAACTGCGCGGCATCTACCAGGGCGAAGGCGTTGAGGCCGAAGGTACGGTTTACACGCTCTGCCAGACCGCGGTGCGCGCCACCCATTCGTGGTTCGTCCTCTCCGACCTGCTCGGATACCCGGACGTGAAGGTCTACGACGGATCGTGGACCGAGTACGGCAACCGCGCCGACTCGCCAATCGAAAACTAG
- a CDS encoding ABC transporter permease yields MASVRMILAVAGKDLLRLRRDRFGLAFALGFPAAFAVAFFFMLGPGLSESAEDAPPPTITLATGEPGAQSFSRVLIGALLESPVPGFEIRSVDEAAAGAELESGELTGYILFAPDFGEGVFSGAGTRLEVVADSDPQQQAALESFAGSIAQQIQLQSALAAALASLNAPLAAFAEPPSGGVEFSEVDVGRIEPPNPADFTIPGYLVMFVFMAAAFAAAELARERASGTLARMVAAGAAPAQVLFGKFLSAAALGLLQVAVLGLFGVLVFGMDLGLSPLVTILVALLMVLVSSAFAILLASLVRTERAATPAAILAALVAAPLGGCWWPLFITPDWMQSLALITPHGWANTAFNRLMLFGGQFESVAGELIALLGFAAVFAAIAAWRFRTSPLID; encoded by the coding sequence ATGGCGAGCGTCCGGATGATCCTGGCGGTGGCCGGGAAAGACCTGCTGCGGTTGCGCCGGGACCGCTTCGGACTGGCGTTTGCATTGGGTTTCCCGGCGGCATTTGCGGTCGCATTCTTTTTCATGCTCGGACCGGGCCTTTCCGAGTCCGCCGAGGACGCGCCGCCCCCCACAATCACGCTCGCGACCGGGGAGCCCGGGGCGCAGTCCTTTAGCCGGGTGCTGATCGGTGCGCTGCTCGAATCACCGGTCCCGGGATTCGAAATCAGATCGGTCGACGAGGCGGCGGCCGGCGCCGAACTCGAATCCGGCGAGCTCACCGGCTACATCCTTTTCGCGCCGGACTTCGGCGAGGGCGTCTTTTCCGGCGCCGGAACCAGGCTTGAGGTAGTCGCCGATTCGGACCCGCAGCAACAGGCGGCGCTCGAGTCATTCGCCGGCTCGATCGCCCAGCAGATCCAGTTGCAGTCGGCGCTGGCGGCCGCCCTGGCCTCGCTAAACGCGCCGCTGGCGGCCTTTGCCGAGCCCCCCAGCGGTGGCGTGGAGTTCTCCGAAGTCGACGTCGGCCGCATCGAACCGCCCAACCCGGCCGATTTCACGATCCCGGGCTACCTTGTCATGTTCGTGTTCATGGCGGCGGCGTTTGCAGCCGCTGAACTCGCCCGCGAGCGCGCTTCGGGCACGCTTGCGCGGATGGTCGCGGCCGGCGCCGCCCCGGCCCAGGTCCTGTTTGGGAAATTCCTGTCGGCCGCCGCCCTGGGGCTGTTGCAGGTCGCCGTGCTGGGGTTGTTCGGAGTGCTGGTCTTCGGCATGGACCTCGGTCTGTCCCCGCTGGTGACGATCCTGGTGGCGCTGCTGATGGTCCTGGTCTCCTCGGCATTTGCGATCCTGCTGGCGAGTCTTGTGCGGACCGAGCGCGCCGCGACCCCGGCCGCAATCCTGGCGGCGCTGGTCGCCGCGCCGCTCGGCGGATGCTGGTGGCCGCTTTTCATAACCCCGGACTGGATGCAGTCGCTGGCGTTGATAACCCCGCACGGCTGGGCAAACACCGCGTTCAACCGCCTGATGCTTTTCGGCGGTCAGTTCGAATCGGTCGCCGGCGAACTGATTGCCCTGCTCGGTTTCGCGGCCGTGTTTGCCGCGATCGCGGCCTGGCGGTTCCGCACTTCGCCGCTGATCGATTAG